In Desulfopila inferna, a single genomic region encodes these proteins:
- a CDS encoding methyltransferase domain-containing protein, with amino-acid sequence MAESRWYDKFAPFYDVGTFGDLFYRKPCKAAVEQLCLSFGSSVADVFCGTGVDFPMLATHTKVGEEGAVMAFDGSEGMLKHAKTRAERCTVSPSFEFLQADFSRSDGLKTLEDAIDKESPQHVFVSLGLTCLENWREFCSLVFDVCPSGTRFSIIDVYSDRLTLGARFINWVGAADCRRPVWSVLEERCESFAWQEFRPFKVLDVSVFVASGGKP; translated from the coding sequence GTGGCTGAATCACGTTGGTACGACAAATTTGCCCCGTTCTACGACGTCGGAACATTCGGAGACCTCTTCTACCGCAAGCCTTGCAAAGCAGCCGTTGAGCAATTGTGCCTGTCTTTTGGTTCCAGCGTGGCAGATGTGTTTTGTGGCACAGGGGTCGATTTCCCCATGCTCGCTACACATACAAAAGTCGGTGAGGAGGGGGCTGTGATGGCTTTTGACGGCTCCGAAGGAATGCTCAAGCATGCGAAGACCCGCGCCGAACGATGCACCGTCAGTCCGAGCTTTGAGTTCCTTCAGGCCGATTTCTCCCGATCCGACGGCCTCAAAACTTTGGAAGATGCTATCGACAAGGAGTCACCGCAGCACGTGTTTGTCTCCCTCGGACTCACGTGCCTGGAGAACTGGCGAGAATTCTGCTCGCTGGTGTTCGATGTGTGCCCTTCGGGCACACGCTTTTCTATCATTGACGTGTACAGCGACCGTTTGACGTTGGGCGCGCGTTTCATAAATTGGGTCGGAGCCGCCGACTGCCGTCGCCCGGTATGGAGCGTTCTTGAGGAACGGTGTGAGTCGTTCGCTTGGCAAGAGTTTCGACCGTTCAAAGTGCTCGACGTATCTGTATTCGTCGCAAGTGGCGGTAAACCATGA
- a CDS encoding PPC domain-containing DNA-binding protein translates to MRYSEARQGRVFILRLEDGEIVHEVIEEFAREKEVSAASLIILGGADDSSRLVVGPEEDRVLPLTPMIRELTRAHEVAGVGTLFRDEKDTPVLHMHMACGRWDMTTTGCIRAGVKVWRVMEVIVYELTETSARREVEQPLNIPLLQP, encoded by the coding sequence ATGAGATATTCCGAGGCCCGGCAGGGCAGAGTTTTCATCCTTCGCCTCGAAGACGGCGAAATCGTTCATGAGGTTATCGAAGAATTCGCCAGAGAAAAAGAGGTCAGCGCTGCCTCACTGATTATCCTCGGTGGAGCCGACGATTCCAGCAGACTGGTCGTCGGACCGGAGGAAGACCGCGTCCTGCCGCTCACCCCGATGATTCGGGAACTGACCCGAGCCCATGAGGTTGCCGGTGTCGGCACTCTATTCCGCGACGAGAAAGACACCCCCGTGCTGCATATGCATATGGCCTGTGGCCGCTGGGATATGACCACCACCGGCTGCATTCGGGCTGGAGTCAAGGTTTGGAGGGTGATGGAGGTGATTGTATACGAACTGACCGAAACAAGCGCCAGGCGTGAGGTCGAGCAGCCGCTTAACATTCCGCTACTGCAACCATAG
- the modC gene encoding molybdenum ABC transporter ATP-binding protein: MTCINARFRLDWPGFTLDVDLKLPLSGVTALFGHSGSGKTTLLRCIAGLERAPEGHLSINGDVWQDDHHWLPTYKRPLGYVFQEASLFTHLSVTGNLRYGLKRSTDRQLVSLEQAIELLGIDHLLDRKPDRLSGGERQRVAIARALAVSPRLLLMDEPLAALDLKRKREILPYLERLHDELEIPIIYVSHSPDEVARLADHIVAMEDGLVSAQGPLAETLTRVELPIRIGEDACAILEATIKTVDDNWHLAQVEFSGGCLWFRDPGLPVGRKVRVRVLARDVSLARRRPEQSSIQNVIAGKVDAIGADEHPGLTIVRIRVGDSKLVARLTKRAVATLNLEPEQKIWIQVKSVALME; this comes from the coding sequence ATGACCTGTATTAATGCACGATTCCGCCTCGATTGGCCGGGTTTCACCCTCGATGTCGATCTAAAGTTACCCCTGAGTGGCGTGACCGCGTTATTCGGCCACTCAGGCTCAGGAAAAACTACACTGTTGCGTTGCATAGCAGGATTGGAACGTGCCCCAGAGGGCCATTTGAGCATTAACGGCGATGTCTGGCAGGATGATCACCATTGGCTTCCGACGTATAAACGCCCACTCGGTTATGTTTTTCAGGAAGCCAGCCTTTTCACCCATCTCTCGGTAACAGGGAATCTGCGTTACGGTCTGAAGCGGTCTACCGACCGGCAACTGGTGAGCCTGGAGCAAGCCATCGAGCTTTTGGGGATCGACCATTTGCTTGATCGAAAACCCGATCGGCTCTCTGGTGGTGAACGTCAGCGGGTGGCTATCGCCCGTGCCCTGGCAGTAAGTCCACGCCTGCTTCTCATGGACGAACCCCTGGCAGCCCTCGACCTGAAGCGCAAGCGGGAAATTCTCCCGTACCTGGAGCGTCTTCACGACGAACTGGAAATACCGATTATATACGTCAGCCATTCCCCGGATGAAGTGGCACGGCTTGCCGATCACATTGTTGCCATGGAAGACGGTCTGGTATCGGCCCAGGGACCATTGGCGGAGACCTTGACGAGGGTCGAGTTGCCGATTCGAATAGGGGAGGATGCTTGCGCGATTTTGGAGGCGACAATCAAGACCGTGGATGACAACTGGCACCTTGCACAAGTTGAATTTTCCGGAGGCTGCCTATGGTTTCGCGACCCCGGCCTGCCCGTCGGTCGCAAGGTAAGGGTTCGCGTGCTCGCTCGGGATGTCAGCCTGGCGAGGCGGCGGCCTGAGCAGAGCAGCATTCAGAACGTTATAGCCGGCAAGGTCGATGCCATCGGCGCGGATGAACACCCCGGATTGACTATTGTGCGGATACGGGTTGGAGATTCCAAGCTGGTTGCGCGATTGACCAAACGCGCGGTGGCGACTCTCAATCTGGAGCCTGAGCAAAAAATTTGGATACAGGTGAAATCCGTGGCCCTGATGGAATAA
- the modB gene encoding molybdate ABC transporter permease subunit, whose amino-acid sequence MHLSENDFQAILLTIRLASIVTLILLVLGTPIAWWLSRTRSRLKGPVGAVVALPLVLPPSVLGFYLLLVMGPNGPLGQLTQALGIGLLAFTFEGLVIASVFYSLPFMVQPLQNAFEAVGERPLEVAATLRASRLDTFFTVVVPLALPGFLTSSILTFAHTVGEFGVVLMIGGNIPGVTRVASVQIYDHVEAMEFSQAHHLSAMMLIFSFLVLLALYVWRPNRKKGT is encoded by the coding sequence ATACATCTGAGCGAAAATGATTTCCAGGCCATCCTGCTGACCATTCGCCTGGCGAGTATCGTTACCCTGATTCTTCTTGTGCTGGGGACGCCGATCGCATGGTGGCTGTCGCGAACCAGGAGCAGGTTGAAGGGGCCGGTAGGGGCCGTAGTTGCTTTGCCACTGGTTTTGCCGCCTTCGGTTCTCGGCTTCTATCTCCTGCTGGTTATGGGACCGAATGGTCCGCTGGGACAACTCACTCAGGCGCTGGGCATCGGGCTCCTGGCTTTTACTTTTGAGGGATTGGTGATCGCTTCCGTCTTTTATTCCCTACCCTTCATGGTGCAGCCCTTACAAAATGCCTTTGAAGCAGTCGGAGAACGGCCGCTCGAGGTGGCTGCCACCTTACGTGCCTCCAGGCTGGACACCTTTTTTACCGTGGTAGTGCCCCTGGCGCTTCCAGGTTTTCTGACCTCCTCAATTCTTACTTTTGCTCATACGGTGGGTGAATTCGGTGTAGTGTTGATGATCGGCGGCAACATACCGGGGGTGACGCGTGTTGCTTCGGTGCAAATTTACGATCATGTGGAAGCAATGGAATTTAGCCAGGCACATCACCTCTCGGCGATGATGCTGATTTTTTCTTTTCTCGTGCTGCTTGCCCTCTACGTCTGGCGTCCCAACAGGAAGAAAGGAACTTGA
- the modA gene encoding molybdate ABC transporter substrate-binding protein, which produces MNKINPLILMCSLLFITSTAHAEKITIAAAADLKFAMDEIAAEFKKANPDDEIEAIYGSSGKFNTQIRQGAPYDLYFSADIAFPRDLAKSGLAASEAIPYAVGRIVLWSATQDASTMTLESLTDPQITRIAIANPKHAPYGKRAQEALLSTNLWDKVEKKLIYGENIAHTAQFVQTGNAQVGIIALSLAVNPELTSKGGYWLIPDNFHEPLEQGYIITRRAADSNLAQHFADYMGSLPARAVMTKYGFVLPGEASGK; this is translated from the coding sequence ATGAACAAAATTAACCCACTGATATTGATGTGTTCTCTTCTGTTCATCACTTCCACCGCCCATGCGGAAAAAATCACCATAGCGGCTGCTGCCGATCTTAAATTCGCCATGGATGAGATCGCCGCCGAGTTCAAGAAGGCCAATCCGGACGATGAAATCGAGGCAATATACGGTTCTTCCGGCAAATTTAATACACAAATCCGGCAAGGCGCACCATATGATTTATACTTCTCAGCAGATATCGCCTTCCCCCGTGACCTGGCAAAAAGCGGCTTAGCTGCCTCCGAGGCCATTCCATATGCCGTAGGACGCATTGTTCTATGGAGCGCGACTCAGGATGCATCGACGATGACACTGGAAAGTCTCACCGATCCCCAAATTACCCGTATTGCCATTGCCAATCCAAAACACGCACCTTATGGAAAACGTGCGCAAGAGGCATTGCTTTCCACGAACCTGTGGGACAAGGTGGAAAAAAAGCTGATTTACGGCGAAAATATCGCTCATACCGCCCAGTTTGTCCAGACCGGTAACGCCCAGGTCGGCATTATCGCTCTGTCACTGGCCGTCAATCCGGAATTGACCAGCAAGGGAGGCTATTGGCTGATCCCGGACAATTTTCATGAACCGCTGGAGCAGGGATACATAATTACCAGGCGTGCTGCCGACAGCAATTTAGCTCAGCACTTTGCCGACTACATGGGGAGCCTGCCCGCCCGTGCGGTGATGACCAAATACGGTTTTGTTCTCCCCGGCGAAGCATCCGGCAAGTAG
- a CDS encoding substrate-binding domain-containing protein encodes MDSAKKIVVSNVKAIRLAKGFTQKELAERVGVGRQAIYDMESGRYVPNTMVALRMAGELECRVEDLFQMKGSPVEYPVTLAENIDRPGSRLSIVRINNRLVAYPQDGRWLLSEGFHSADGVLEKVGRNVCKLQNEERLEKKILLLGCDPAFSILNAHITRTGKGAELLCRFASSRRALEGLQAGNAHLAAAHLHNTGTGESNVAFAKTFLKNSKALVIGFSLFEEGLMLTPGNPYGITTVADLTREGVRFVNRDNGAAIRVLLDDQLNRFGIQTNKVNGYDRVALSHTEGAQMVAFGLADAALGLRAVAATYQLDFVPIQFVRCDLIIHHDFLEHPAIKILLDVLQTKALRKDLSSLPGYESSMMGNIIGEL; translated from the coding sequence ATGGACTCTGCCAAAAAGATTGTTGTCTCAAATGTAAAAGCGATTCGTCTCGCAAAAGGGTTCACTCAGAAAGAGTTGGCCGAACGGGTGGGGGTCGGGCGGCAGGCAATATATGATATGGAGTCGGGGCGCTATGTACCAAACACCATGGTTGCTCTTCGTATGGCCGGGGAACTTGAGTGCAGGGTTGAAGATCTTTTTCAAATGAAAGGCAGTCCTGTAGAATATCCGGTCACACTTGCCGAAAATATAGACAGGCCCGGTTCCAGGCTGTCAATTGTCCGGATCAATAACCGTCTCGTGGCCTATCCCCAGGATGGCAGGTGGTTGTTAAGCGAGGGGTTTCATTCCGCCGATGGGGTACTGGAAAAGGTTGGTCGTAATGTATGCAAGCTCCAGAATGAAGAACGGCTGGAGAAAAAAATTCTGCTTCTTGGCTGCGACCCGGCTTTTTCCATTTTAAACGCCCATATCACTCGTACCGGGAAAGGTGCAGAGCTCTTGTGCAGGTTTGCTTCAAGCCGGCGGGCACTGGAAGGATTACAGGCAGGAAACGCCCATCTGGCGGCAGCTCACTTGCATAACACAGGAACCGGAGAATCCAATGTGGCTTTTGCCAAAACCTTCCTGAAGAACTCAAAAGCGCTTGTCATTGGATTTTCTCTTTTCGAGGAGGGGCTGATGCTGACGCCGGGTAATCCCTACGGCATAACGACCGTTGCCGATCTGACCAGGGAAGGAGTGCGCTTCGTCAACCGGGACAATGGCGCGGCCATTCGTGTTCTCCTTGATGACCAGTTGAATCGTTTTGGCATTCAGACAAACAAAGTAAACGGATATGACAGAGTAGCCTTAAGTCATACGGAGGGCGCGCAAATGGTCGCTTTTGGCCTGGCCGATGCAGCCCTCGGGCTACGAGCTGTAGCAGCCACCTACCAACTGGATTTCGTCCCCATACAGTTTGTTCGTTGCGATCTCATCATTCACCATGATTTCCTTGAGCATCCGGCGATAAAAATACTTCTCGATGTGCTGCAAACAAAAGCATTACGCAAAGACCTTTCATCCCTGCCGGGATATGAATCCTCAATGATGGGAAATATTATTGGGGAACTTTAG
- a CDS encoding lipid II:glycine glycyltransferase FemX translates to MKLQICKKQVQDINRAPVPQQTSFWSKLKKKQGVRSKSFDIMIRAGDFFSSSAKGDDIKDDFLILFQEIGHGCKIGYVPYGPTLEPSEENQGLFLEELSESLRPYLDTNCILVRYDLSWESLWAKDESRFGEGGWVGPPEKKNQEIRLNFNTQYWNLKKANTDMLPKDTVFINLANSKEKILGRMKAKTRYNIRLAQRKGVRVRKADLSDLDIWYTLYRETCSRNNIFLHDLSYFRTILCTRAKETRSPAEVELLIAECNETPLAAMFLVYSARRATYLYGASSSSDRNLMAPYLLQWEAIQRAKRRGCTEYDMFGVAPNRDPSHPMHGLYRFKTGFGGEPFHRMGCWDYPLERKKYEAFLLMEMQSQGYYLS, encoded by the coding sequence ATGAAGTTGCAAATATGCAAAAAACAAGTACAGGACATTAACAGGGCACCGGTCCCGCAGCAAACATCGTTTTGGTCCAAGTTGAAAAAGAAACAGGGCGTTCGGTCAAAATCCTTTGATATAATGATCAGGGCTGGTGACTTTTTCTCTTCGTCGGCTAAAGGCGATGATATAAAAGATGATTTTCTGATTCTCTTTCAGGAGATAGGCCATGGCTGCAAAATCGGCTATGTGCCCTACGGGCCGACTTTGGAACCCAGCGAAGAGAATCAGGGCCTTTTTCTGGAAGAGCTTTCCGAATCATTGCGTCCTTATCTCGATACCAATTGTATACTGGTGCGTTACGACCTTTCGTGGGAATCGCTTTGGGCAAAAGATGAGTCAAGGTTCGGGGAAGGTGGCTGGGTTGGTCCGCCGGAGAAGAAAAACCAGGAAATACGGTTGAACTTCAACACACAATACTGGAATCTGAAAAAGGCAAACACCGACATGCTGCCGAAAGATACCGTCTTCATAAATCTTGCAAACAGCAAAGAAAAAATTCTGGGCAGGATGAAAGCGAAAACGAGGTACAACATACGATTGGCTCAGCGGAAAGGAGTGAGGGTCAGGAAAGCTGACTTGAGTGATTTGGATATATGGTATACCCTCTATCGGGAAACCTGTTCGAGGAATAATATTTTTCTTCATGATTTAAGTTATTTCAGAACAATCCTTTGCACCAGGGCGAAAGAGACGCGTTCACCGGCGGAGGTCGAACTACTGATTGCCGAATGTAACGAAACACCGCTGGCGGCCATGTTTTTGGTCTATTCGGCCAGAAGGGCGACGTATCTCTATGGGGCGTCCTCTTCATCTGATCGAAATTTGATGGCTCCCTATCTGCTGCAATGGGAGGCGATTCAAAGAGCAAAACGCAGAGGATGTACCGAATACGATATGTTCGGCGTTGCTCCCAATCGGGATCCTTCACATCCCATGCACGGTCTATACCGTTTCAAAACAGGATTTGGAGGAGAGCCATTTCACAGGATGGGGTGTTGGGACTATCCTCTGGAGAGGAAAAAATATGAGGCATTTCTCCTGATGGAAATGCAGAGCCAGGGATACTACCTCAGCTGA
- a CDS encoding DUF2177 family protein → MNVLFWFKLYLLTIPVFFVIDIFWVGYAARNFYKNQLHHLLSPEVNWPAAFLFYFIYIVGILFFAVRPGLEAGSLAKTCLLGALFGFFTYATYDLTNLATLRDWPITVVVADIAWGTVLCTLVGGGSYLIGIWLK, encoded by the coding sequence ATGAACGTTCTATTCTGGTTTAAGCTCTACCTATTGACCATCCCGGTTTTTTTTGTCATCGACATATTCTGGGTCGGCTATGCCGCGAGAAATTTCTACAAGAATCAACTACATCATTTGCTCAGTCCCGAGGTAAACTGGCCGGCGGCTTTTCTCTTCTATTTCATCTATATCGTCGGAATTCTATTTTTCGCAGTCCGCCCGGGTCTCGAGGCCGGATCTCTTGCGAAAACATGTCTTCTCGGAGCGCTCTTTGGGTTTTTTACGTATGCAACCTATGATCTTACCAATCTGGCGACCCTGCGCGACTGGCCGATTACAGTGGTGGTGGCTGATATCGCCTGGGGCACTGTGCTCTGCACACTGGTCGGAGGTGGTTCATATCTCATAGGTATCTGGCTCAAATAG